Proteins encoded within one genomic window of Thalassophryne amazonica chromosome 23, fThaAma1.1, whole genome shotgun sequence:
- the tesk1 gene encoding dual specificity testis-specific protein kinase 1, with protein sequence METQRVEPEQDGTEPPMHSVHGSNRIRPSSYRALRSAVSSLARLDDFSCEKVGAGFFSEVYKVQHRVSGQVMALKMNILASNRANMLREVQLMNRLSHPNILRFIGVCVHEGALHALTEYINGGNLEQLLSSDVHLSWSVRMGLALDIAHGLQYLHSKGIFHRDLTSKNCLVRWEGSACTAVVGDFGLAEKIPDYSDPADQEPLAVVGSPYWMAPEVLRGELYNEKVDVFAFGIILCEITARIQADPDILPRTEDFGLDVLAFKQMVDDCPPDFLDLAVACCNMNPKLRPSFSQIVLQLERRKRKVESPVTASSEVGTVRRRSLCVVSEPHISRSKSDILSLSDTPPSVPLAPTRVNPFSLREDLKGGKIKLFDTPSKSVISLTFTLPPPPDCCDEASPPDSCDLPRRHRRCHSLPCTPPPHLTLAPNVLTEEDSPELDTGNSDLKMASEEERLLEEKEAGTTHLGGDSELPLSFGTLSPEQEEEPMDCTSSPDSKPSPPSRYSTPLSPATPPFSNGWESAVSRPLSLPPLAHLDNNNIVVSRQLGWNTAPATNNGCHSPGDPAGLSPFGSSSGHSLEQEEVISCPGCCLAGFHFPSLCLRAPPRRNPYKNLNGDHATQGLLCPGPRILPPAQTPTSTTSSLEPGLSLPGVQT encoded by the exons GTGCAGCACCGCGTGTCGGGTCAGGTGATGGCTCTGAAGATGAACATCCTGGCGAGTAACAGAGCCAACATGCTCAGGGAGGTCCAGCTTATGAACCGCCTGTCACACCCAAACATCCTCAG GTTTATCGGCGTGTGTGTCCATGAGGGGGCGCTCCACGCACTCACAGAG TACATTAACGGCGGTAACTTGGAGCAGCTGTTGAGCAGTGACGTGCACCTGTCGTGGAGCGTGAGGATGGGCCTCGCCCTGGACATCGCGCACGGCCTGCAGTACCTCCACAGCAAGGGAATCTTCCACCGGGACCTCACCTCCAAG AACTGCCTGGTGCGCTGGGAAGGCAGCGCGTGCACGGCCGTGGTGGGAGACTTTGGCCTGGCGGAGAAGATCCCAGATTACAG TGACCCAGCAGATCAGGAGCCTTTGGCTGTTGTCGGCTCCCCCTACTGGATGGCTCCGGAGGTGCTCCGAGGAGAGCTGTACAATGAGAAG GTGGACGTGTTCGCGTTTGGGATCATCTTGTGTGAGATTACTGCGAGAATCCAGGCCGACCCCGACATCCTGCCACGCACCGAG GACTTTGGTCTGGACGTTCTGGCCTTCAAGCAGATGGTGGACGATTGTCCTCCTGATTTTCTGGATCTGGCTGTCGCCTGCTGTAAT ATGAATCCAAAGCTCCGCCCCTCCTTTTCCCAAATTGTGCTGCAGCTGGAGCGGAGAAAGCGTAAGGTGGAGTCGCCCGTTACCG catcTTCAGAAGTGGGCACTGTCAGGCGCCGGTCTCTGTGCGTCGTCTCAGAGCCACACATCTCCCGCAGCAAATCAGACATACTCAGTCTTTCAGACACGCCCCCCTCTGTGCCGTTGGCTCCCACACGAGTCAACCCCTTCTCTCTGAGGGAGGATCTGAAGGGCGGGAAGATCAAACTCTTCGACACGCCCAGCAAGTCGGTCATCTCGCTGACCTTTACGCTGCCCCCGCCTCCAGACTGCTGTGACGAGGCCTCGCCGCCGGACTCCTGCGACCTGCCCAGGAGGCACCGGCGCTGCCACTCGCTGCCTTGTACGCCGCCGCCACACCTAACGTTGGCACCAAACGTCCTGACTGAGGAGGACTCCCCTGAGCTGGACACGGGGAATAGTGACTTGAAGATGGCAAGTGAGGAGGAGCGACTGTTAGAAGAAAAGGAGGCTGGGACCACCCACCTGGGAGGCGACTCAGAACTTCCTCTCTCCTTTGGAACTCTGTCACCAGAACAAGAGGAGGAGCCCATGGATTGCACCAGCTCCCCGGACTCCAAACCGTCTCCTCCCTCTCGCTACTCGACTCCACTCTCACCCGCCACTCCTCCGTTCTCAAACGGCTGGGAGTCTGCTGTCTCCAGGCCTCTGTCTCTGCCTCCCCTTGCTCacctggacaacaacaacattgtgGTCAGTCGACAGCTGGGCTGGAACACTGCTCCAGCAACAAACAATGGCTGCCACTCCCCCGGTGACCCGGCTGGGTTGTCCCCGTTTGGCTCCAGTAGTGGCCACTCTctggagcaggaggaagtgatttCCTGCCCAGGCTGCTGCCTGGCAGGATTTCACTTCCCCTCCTTGTGTCTCAGGGCCCCACCACGTAGAAACCCCTACAAGAACCTGAACGGGGACCACGCCACCCAAGGACTGCTCTGCCCTGGACCCAGGATCCTGCCACCTGCTCAGACTCCCACATCCACCACCAGCAGCCTGGAGCCAGGACTCTCCTTACCTGGGGTGCAGACTTGA